Genomic DNA from Vagococcus luciliae:
ACCACTTGCAGGAAATGCAATTGGTTTGATGGTGATCGGATTTATTTGTTCATTACCATTCTTATCACCATTGCTTGGACCTGGTGCTGTTATCAGTCAAGTTATCGGAACATTAATTGGTGTTGAAATTGGACGTGGAAATATTCCACCACAATTAGCATTACCAGCATTATTTGCCATTAACACACAAAATGCATGTGACTTTATTCCAGTAGGATTAGGATTAGAAGAAGCAGAAGCTGAAACAGTAGAAGTTGGTGTGCCATCAGTATTGTACTCACGATTCTTAAATGGTGTCCCTCGTGTTGTAGTAGCATGGTTAGCAAGTTTTGGATTATATCAATAAAATTTTTAAATGATTAGGGAGATTTTTTAAATGGAAAAAGTATTTGAAACAAACGTAATTAACATTGGTAGCGAAGCAGAAATGTTTAAATCAGAAAACATGATTATCTTATTTGGTGAAAATGCCCCAAGTACATTATCAGATTATTGCTTTAACATTGAAGTAAAGAATATCGAAAAAGATATTGAAAAAGGTATGACAGTGAGTTTTGATGACAATACTTATGCCATTACAGCTGTAGGAGATGTTGTGAAAAAAAATCTCTCAGATTTAGGTCATATCACCATCAAATTTGATGGATCAACAGAAGCGGAATTACCTGGAACACTTTATGTTGAAGAAAAAGCATTACCAACGAT
This window encodes:
- a CDS encoding PTS glucitol/sorbitol transporter subunit IIA, whose protein sequence is MEKVFETNVINIGSEAEMFKSENMIILFGENAPSTLSDYCFNIEVKNIEKDIEKGMTVSFDDNTYAITAVGDVVKKNLSDLGHITIKFDGSTEAELPGTLYVEEKALPTISIGTIISIQ